One genomic region from Sphingobacterium multivorum encodes:
- the htpG gene encoding molecular chaperone HtpG: MNPEKGSISIHTENIFPVIKKFLYSDNEIFLRELVSNAVDASQKIKRLASLGQYQGETGELIVDVKFDEAAKTITISDNGIGMTADEIKKYINQIAFSGATEFMEKFKEANDANEIIGRFGLGFYSAFMVADTVEIQSLSYQDGAEPAHWTCDGSTSYEISTGTRTTRGTDVILHINEESTEFLSQARLQDILDKYAKFLPVSIRFGTKTNSEPDGEDEEGKPKYKSVAVDNIINNTNPAWTKSPSELKDEDYLAFYRELYPYSMDEPLFWIHLNVDYPFNLTGILYFPKVKNELEIQRNKIKLYSRQVFITDEVKDIVPEFLMLLHGVIDSPDIPLNVSRSFLQADSNVKKINSYITKKVADKLNEIFKTDRKGFEEKWTDIGLFIKYGMLSDEKFAEKANDFCLVKNTGNQSFTIKEYYEKVKDIQVDKDGNIVYLYTHDAAQQDGFIQTALNKGYDVLMLDGPLDTHFAAYLEQKGGEKVQLKRVDADVIDKLIQKDEKVELALSEEESKKALEVFEKAISRQDMKVEVDALNEGDLPVSVTIDEFMRRMKDMAKTGGGMNFYGSLPDNYKVTVNGNHPLIKRILSASDEEGSKLAKQAFDLALLSRGLLSGADLTSFVKRSVEMI, translated from the coding sequence ATGAATCCAGAAAAAGGTAGTATTTCAATTCACACGGAGAATATATTTCCCGTAATCAAAAAGTTCTTATACTCTGATAATGAAATTTTCTTGCGTGAACTGGTATCTAATGCCGTTGATGCTTCTCAAAAAATCAAACGTCTGGCTTCTTTGGGTCAATACCAAGGGGAAACAGGAGAATTGATTGTAGACGTAAAATTTGATGAAGCTGCCAAGACCATCACTATTTCCGACAATGGTATTGGTATGACAGCAGATGAAATAAAAAAATACATCAACCAGATCGCTTTCTCAGGCGCAACAGAGTTCATGGAAAAATTCAAAGAGGCAAATGATGCAAATGAAATCATTGGCCGCTTTGGTTTAGGCTTCTATTCCGCATTTATGGTGGCCGATACAGTAGAAATCCAATCCTTATCTTATCAGGATGGAGCAGAACCCGCTCATTGGACTTGCGATGGTAGTACATCTTACGAAATTTCTACAGGTACAAGAACCACCCGTGGAACAGATGTCATCTTACATATTAACGAAGAATCAACTGAATTTTTAAGCCAGGCACGCTTACAGGACATTTTAGATAAGTATGCTAAATTTCTTCCTGTTTCAATTCGTTTTGGTACCAAAACGAATTCTGAACCGGATGGCGAAGACGAAGAAGGAAAACCAAAATACAAATCTGTAGCGGTAGATAATATCATCAACAATACCAATCCGGCTTGGACAAAATCACCGTCTGAATTAAAAGACGAAGATTATCTAGCCTTCTACCGCGAACTCTATCCCTACTCAATGGATGAGCCGTTGTTTTGGATTCATCTCAATGTAGATTACCCATTCAACCTAACAGGTATCCTTTACTTCCCTAAAGTTAAAAATGAACTGGAGATCCAACGCAATAAAATCAAACTCTATTCTAGACAAGTGTTCATCACCGACGAGGTAAAAGATATTGTTCCTGAATTCTTGATGTTACTTCATGGGGTCATCGATTCACCGGATATTCCATTAAACGTATCCCGTTCATTTTTACAGGCAGACAGTAACGTTAAAAAAATCAACAGTTATATCACCAAAAAGGTGGCCGACAAATTGAACGAAATATTTAAGACCGACCGTAAGGGGTTTGAAGAGAAATGGACGGATATCGGTTTATTCATCAAATACGGTATGCTAAGCGATGAGAAATTTGCTGAAAAAGCAAATGACTTCTGTTTAGTAAAAAACACAGGGAACCAAAGCTTCACCATTAAAGAGTATTACGAAAAGGTCAAAGATATCCAGGTAGATAAAGATGGTAACATTGTCTACTTATATACACATGATGCCGCTCAACAAGATGGCTTTATCCAAACAGCATTAAACAAAGGTTATGATGTTTTGATGCTTGATGGGCCACTGGATACGCACTTTGCTGCTTATTTGGAGCAAAAGGGCGGTGAAAAGGTTCAATTGAAACGTGTGGATGCTGACGTTATCGATAAATTGATCCAAAAAGACGAAAAGGTCGAACTTGCCCTTTCGGAAGAAGAATCCAAAAAAGCGCTTGAGGTTTTCGAAAAAGCAATTTCACGGCAAGATATGAAAGTTGAAGTTGACGCGTTAAATGAAGGTGACCTGCCTGTATCGGTAACAATTGATGAATTTATGCGCCGAATGAAAGATATGGCCAAGACAGGTGGAGGTATGAATTTCTATGGTTCATTGCCCGACAATTATAAGGTAACTGTCAATGGCAACCATCCGCTGATCAAAAGAATTTTATCAGCATCGGACGAAGAGGGTTCAAAACTAGCAAAACAGGCTTTTGATTTAGCGCTCCTATCCAGAGGTTTATTGTCTGGAGCCGATCTAACATCTTTTGTGAAGAGAAGTGTAGAAATGATCTAA
- a CDS encoding YqgE/AlgH family protein, giving the protein MFTELDPQKGSLLISEPFMLDPRFLRSVILLCEYNTEGSLGFVLNNQTNVRIGQLLEAIPHCNFPIYVGGPVAQESLFFVHSRFDLLLSGEEVAPGIYFGGDEDRLIEAIQTDSIKQDELKFFIGYSGWSAGQLDGEIKENSWAVQNKYHHQLIFEGNGELLWKDAIIGLGPKYAHVANFPHSPGLN; this is encoded by the coding sequence ATGTTTACCGAACTAGACCCACAAAAAGGAAGTCTGTTGATTTCCGAACCATTTATGCTAGACCCTAGATTCCTCAGATCCGTGATATTGTTATGCGAATACAATACAGAAGGTTCCCTCGGATTTGTCTTAAATAATCAAACCAATGTTCGTATAGGCCAATTATTGGAAGCTATACCGCATTGCAATTTCCCCATCTACGTCGGTGGTCCCGTGGCTCAGGAAAGCCTTTTTTTTGTACATAGCCGTTTTGATTTGCTGCTGAGTGGCGAAGAAGTAGCCCCTGGAATCTATTTTGGCGGCGATGAAGATAGACTTATTGAAGCCATACAAACGGACAGCATAAAACAAGATGAATTAAAATTCTTTATCGGATATTCTGGATGGTCCGCCGGTCAGTTAGACGGCGAAATAAAAGAAAATAGCTGGGCTGTACAAAACAAATACCACCATCAGCTCATTTTTGAAGGCAACGGTGAATTGCTATGGAAGGATGCGATTATTGGACTTGGCCCCAAATATGCACATGTCGCCAATTTTCCGCATAGCCCAGGTCTAAACTAG
- the pdxH gene encoding pyridoxamine 5'-phosphate oxidase: MSIQHKDIAAIRQDYVLGSLSESDVDRDPVQQFKKWFDEAIRSEVIEPNAMVLSTVSSQQLPSSRVVLLKDIVADGLVFFTNYESRKGEDMKANPHVALLFFWPELQRQVRIEGVIDFVSEADSDEYFQSRPKASRIGALASPQSHEIPNRSFLEGRVKELEHQYDGNDSVPRPWHWGGYLLKPVYFEFWQGRASRLHDRIVYKKVSDSWKITRIAP, encoded by the coding sequence ATGTCCATTCAACATAAAGATATTGCAGCAATCAGACAGGATTACGTATTAGGTAGCCTATCTGAATCGGACGTGGATCGTGATCCGGTCCAGCAGTTTAAAAAATGGTTTGACGAGGCGATTCGTAGCGAGGTAATTGAGCCAAATGCCATGGTGCTTTCAACGGTGTCCTCGCAGCAATTGCCGTCCTCGAGAGTCGTTTTATTGAAGGACATTGTAGCCGACGGACTGGTCTTTTTTACAAACTATGAAAGCCGTAAAGGTGAGGATATGAAAGCTAATCCGCATGTGGCCTTGTTGTTTTTTTGGCCCGAATTACAAAGGCAGGTCCGAATTGAAGGTGTTATTGATTTTGTGAGTGAGGCCGATTCGGATGAATATTTCCAATCGCGGCCAAAAGCAAGCCGTATTGGTGCACTAGCATCCCCGCAGAGCCACGAAATCCCCAACCGCAGTTTTCTGGAAGGCAGGGTGAAAGAACTCGAGCATCAGTATGATGGGAACGATTCTGTACCTAGACCATGGCATTGGGGTGGTTATCTATTGAAACCGGTTTATTTCGAGTTCTGGCAAGGACGTGCAAGCCGGTTACATGATCGCATAGTCTATAAAAAAGTGTCAGATTCCTGGAAGATTACGCGTATAGCTCCATAA
- a CDS encoding NADH-quinone oxidoreductase subunit C, whose product MTFDEIKSMLVSKFGTQLILKEDRNGLQPALFMDKADIVAVCLFLRDTEGLYFDFLSNLTAVDYQTHFTIVYHLNSLPYQHSLVLKVELSGHRSLDELPEIPSLTSVWRTADWHEREAFDLMGIYFEGHPDLRRILLPDDWEGYPLRKDYEEAEKYHGIHIN is encoded by the coding sequence ATGACATTTGACGAAATTAAATCGATGCTTGTTTCCAAATTTGGAACTCAACTTATTCTTAAAGAAGATCGCAATGGGCTGCAGCCTGCACTATTTATGGATAAAGCAGATATTGTAGCCGTTTGTTTATTCCTCCGGGATACAGAAGGCTTATATTTTGATTTTTTAAGCAACCTTACTGCAGTGGATTATCAAACGCATTTTACCATTGTCTACCATTTAAATTCCTTACCGTATCAACACAGTTTGGTCTTAAAAGTTGAGTTGTCTGGTCATCGTTCGCTGGATGAACTACCGGAGATTCCTTCGCTTACTTCGGTGTGGCGCACGGCAGACTGGCATGAGCGCGAAGCATTTGACCTGATGGGGATTTATTTTGAGGGACATCCGGACCTTAGAAGGATTTTGCTGCCTGACGATTGGGAGGGCTATCCTTTACGGAAGGATTATGAGGAAGCGGAGAAATATCATGGCATTCATATTAATTGA
- a CDS encoding NADH-quinone oxidoreductase subunit D produces MANPKYKEALLRYEKHLTEISSQEMVLNMGPQHPSTHGVLRLQLITDGEIVKEVVPHLGYLHRCFDKHAESLNYAKTIPFTDRLDYLASMNNSHAFVMGVERMLGLDSKIPKRIEYIRVLVCELNRIASHLIAIGTYGIDIGATTPFLWCFRDREHIMNMLEWASGSRMLYNYIWVGGLFYDLPVGFEERCTEFITYFKPKLVELDEILTQNQIFISRTATIGVLPADVAINYGVSGPMLRASGIKWDLRRIDGYSVYPEIDFEIPVGKGEMGKIGDCWDRYKVRVDEVKESVRIVEQCLERLKKDFKRTAEFDPRALVPKKVNLKAQDYYVRAENPKGELGFYFVTKDKSDIPLRVKSRGPSFNNLSVISELGKGVLIADLIAILGSIDIVLGEVDR; encoded by the coding sequence ATGGCGAATCCAAAATATAAAGAGGCATTACTGCGCTATGAAAAACACCTTACAGAGATCTCAAGTCAGGAAATGGTGTTGAATATGGGACCTCAGCACCCTTCGACACATGGTGTGCTTCGGTTACAACTGATTACAGACGGAGAGATCGTGAAAGAGGTTGTTCCACATTTGGGTTATCTGCATCGTTGTTTCGATAAGCATGCTGAATCGTTGAATTATGCAAAAACAATTCCTTTTACTGATCGCTTGGACTATTTGGCTTCGATGAACAATAGCCATGCTTTCGTTATGGGGGTTGAACGTATGCTTGGCCTTGACAGCAAAATACCTAAAAGAATAGAGTACATTCGGGTTTTGGTCTGTGAACTCAACCGAATAGCATCCCACCTGATTGCTATTGGAACATATGGTATTGATATCGGTGCCACAACGCCATTTTTGTGGTGTTTTCGGGATCGTGAACATATCATGAATATGTTGGAATGGGCCTCAGGTTCCAGGATGCTGTACAACTATATCTGGGTAGGCGGCTTATTTTATGATTTGCCCGTTGGCTTTGAAGAGCGCTGTACAGAATTTATCACGTATTTCAAACCTAAATTGGTCGAACTGGATGAGATATTGACACAGAACCAAATATTTATTTCCCGTACAGCTACAATAGGTGTCCTTCCTGCTGATGTTGCCATAAATTATGGCGTATCGGGACCTATGCTGCGTGCATCGGGAATAAAATGGGATTTGAGGCGCATAGATGGTTATTCTGTTTACCCGGAAATTGATTTTGAGATACCTGTGGGAAAAGGTGAAATGGGGAAAATCGGTGATTGCTGGGATCGTTATAAAGTTAGGGTAGACGAGGTCAAGGAATCGGTTCGCATTGTTGAGCAATGTCTTGAACGATTAAAGAAAGACTTTAAACGTACGGCCGAATTTGATCCGCGCGCTTTGGTTCCGAAGAAAGTGAATCTGAAAGCTCAGGACTACTATGTCCGTGCTGAAAATCCGAAAGGAGAATTAGGGTTTTATTTTGTCACAAAAGATAAATCAGATATCCCGTTGCGGGTCAAGTCAAGGGGCCCAAGCTTTAATAACCTTTCGGTGATTTCAGAACTTGGAAAAGGGGTGCTGATTGCTGATCTAATTGCGATCCTTGGATCGATTGATATCGTTTTGGGGGAGGTGGACCGTTAG
- a CDS encoding polyprenol monophosphomannose synthase has product MTDSLVIIPTYNEKENIEKIIRKVFSLSHAFDILIVDDGSPDGTATIIKNLQVNEFTGRLFIEERTGKLGLGTAYIHGFKWALSREHYQYIFEMDADFSHNPEDLLRLRQACLDGADMSIGSRYIKGVNVVNWPMSRVLMSYFASVYVRFITGINIQDATAGFVCFTREVLRTIPLEKIKFVGYAFQIEMKFTAVKYGFNVVEVPIIFTDRTEGTSKMSTSIFKEAFFGVIQLKLGSIGKRYKRN; this is encoded by the coding sequence GTGACGGATAGTTTAGTTATCATTCCAACATACAATGAAAAGGAAAATATTGAAAAAATCATTCGCAAAGTTTTTTCCTTATCACACGCATTTGATATTTTAATTGTAGACGACGGTTCGCCCGATGGGACGGCTACAATCATCAAGAATTTACAGGTTAATGAATTTACTGGCCGTTTGTTTATCGAAGAGCGAACCGGAAAGCTGGGTTTGGGAACAGCGTATATCCATGGATTTAAATGGGCGCTATCCCGCGAACATTACCAGTATATTTTCGAAATGGATGCGGACTTCAGCCACAATCCAGAGGATCTGCTCCGCTTACGGCAGGCTTGTTTGGATGGTGCTGATATGAGCATAGGTTCGCGTTATATTAAAGGAGTGAATGTTGTCAATTGGCCGATGAGCCGTGTGTTGATGTCCTATTTTGCTTCGGTATATGTTCGTTTTATAACCGGAATAAATATCCAGGATGCTACCGCGGGATTTGTCTGTTTCACTAGGGAGGTCCTCCGGACGATCCCTCTCGAAAAGATTAAGTTTGTAGGCTATGCTTTTCAGATTGAAATGAAATTCACAGCCGTAAAATATGGCTTTAATGTGGTTGAAGTACCCATTATATTCACAGACCGAACCGAAGGCACATCAAAGATGAGCACAAGTATCTTTAAGGAAGCATTTTTTGGCGTTATCCAATTGAAATTAGGAAGTATCGGAAAGCGCTACAAGAGAAATTAA
- the ruvB gene encoding Holliday junction branch migration DNA helicase RuvB, producing the protein MNENLDPNPERLSNTDRDIERALRPQAFEDFTGQAKILENLNIFVKAARLRGEALDHVLLHGPPGLGKTTLSHIIANEMGVGIKITSGPVLDKPGDLAGLLTNLEEGDVLFIDEIHRLSPLVEEYLYSAMEDFKIDIMLETGPNARSVQISLNPFTLIGATTRSGLLTAPLRARFGINSRLQYYDAKLLTTIVLRSAHILNTPISDEGAYEIARRSRGTPRIANALLRRTRDFAQIKGNGSIDKEIAKYALHALNVDENGLDEMDNKILTTIIDKFKGGPVGLKTVATAVGEDEGTIEEVYEPFLIQEGYIMRTSRGRECTEAAYKHLGRVNHSKGNTLF; encoded by the coding sequence ATGAACGAGAATTTAGATCCAAATCCAGAACGTCTGAGCAACACAGATCGTGATATTGAACGGGCTTTGCGACCTCAGGCTTTTGAAGATTTCACAGGTCAGGCTAAAATATTAGAAAACCTCAATATTTTTGTGAAGGCAGCCAGGCTGAGAGGCGAGGCGCTGGATCACGTTTTGCTACATGGCCCCCCAGGCTTAGGAAAGACTACCTTATCCCATATCATTGCTAATGAGATGGGGGTTGGCATTAAAATTACTTCGGGACCTGTATTGGATAAACCGGGTGATCTTGCAGGATTATTGACAAATCTCGAAGAAGGGGATGTCTTGTTTATCGATGAGATCCACCGTCTAAGCCCTTTAGTAGAAGAATATCTCTATTCGGCAATGGAAGATTTTAAAATCGACATTATGCTGGAAACAGGGCCGAATGCACGGTCTGTGCAGATCTCCCTGAATCCGTTTACCTTGATAGGGGCAACAACACGCTCGGGGCTTTTGACTGCTCCTTTGCGTGCGCGCTTTGGAATTAATTCACGCCTACAATATTATGATGCAAAACTCCTGACAACTATCGTGTTACGCTCGGCACATATCTTAAACACACCGATTTCTGATGAAGGTGCCTATGAGATTGCACGAAGGAGCAGAGGTACACCCCGGATAGCCAATGCTTTACTGCGCCGTACACGGGATTTTGCACAGATAAAGGGTAACGGAAGCATCGATAAAGAAATAGCGAAATATGCTTTGCACGCGCTTAATGTGGATGAAAATGGTTTAGACGAGATGGACAACAAAATCTTAACGACCATTATAGACAAATTTAAAGGTGGACCTGTCGGTTTAAAAACTGTAGCCACAGCAGTTGGGGAGGATGAAGGTACGATTGAGGAAGTCTACGAACCCTTTCTGATTCAAGAAGGATACATTATGCGGACCTCGCGGGGTCGCGAATGTACCGAGGCTGCGTATAAGCATTTGGGCCGTGTCAATCACTCGAAAGGAAATACATTGTTTTAA